The Streptomyces europaeiscabiei genome window below encodes:
- a CDS encoding thiolase family protein: MSAFIYAATRTPFGRFNGALAGVRPDDLAAAAITSTLARVPGFDPAAIDDVVWGNANGAGEENRNVGRMAALLAGLPVSVPGTTVNRLCGSSLDAAMIASRTIESGDAEVVLTGGVESMTRAPWVLPKSAKPFPAGDVTAVSTTLGWRLVNPRMPKEWTISLGESNEQLRERFGISRERQDAFAARSHRLAHEAWEAGFYDDLVVPVDGVELSRDESIRAGSTPEVLAGLKPVFRKPEQGGTITAGNASPLNDGASAVLLGSERAAATIGAAPIARIAGRGVMALEPQAFGYAPVEAANRALARAGIGWDQVGAVELNEAFAVQSLACVDAWKVDPAIVNQKGGAIAIGHPLGASGGRVLATLAKVLRETRQRYGVAAICIGVGQGLAVVLENCDVTEAGK, from the coding sequence ATGAGTGCTTTCATCTACGCCGCGACGCGGACGCCGTTCGGCCGCTTCAACGGTGCGCTGGCCGGGGTCCGCCCCGACGACCTCGCCGCCGCCGCGATCACCTCGACGCTCGCCCGGGTACCGGGTTTCGACCCCGCCGCGATCGACGACGTGGTGTGGGGCAACGCCAACGGCGCCGGCGAGGAGAACCGCAACGTCGGCCGCATGGCGGCGCTGCTCGCCGGGCTCCCGGTGAGTGTGCCCGGCACCACGGTCAACCGGCTCTGCGGTTCGAGCCTCGACGCGGCGATGATCGCGAGCCGGACGATCGAGTCCGGCGACGCCGAGGTGGTGCTGACCGGCGGCGTGGAGTCGATGACACGTGCGCCGTGGGTGCTGCCCAAGTCGGCGAAGCCGTTCCCGGCCGGCGATGTCACCGCGGTCTCGACCACGCTCGGCTGGCGGCTGGTCAACCCGCGGATGCCGAAGGAGTGGACGATCAGCCTCGGCGAGTCCAACGAGCAGCTCCGGGAACGCTTCGGGATCTCCCGCGAGCGGCAGGACGCGTTCGCCGCCCGCTCCCACCGACTCGCCCACGAGGCCTGGGAGGCGGGCTTCTACGACGACCTGGTGGTGCCGGTCGACGGCGTCGAGCTGAGCCGCGACGAGAGCATCCGTGCCGGATCCACACCGGAGGTGCTGGCGGGGCTCAAGCCGGTCTTCCGTAAGCCGGAGCAGGGCGGCACGATCACCGCGGGCAACGCCAGCCCGCTCAACGACGGTGCCTCCGCGGTGCTGCTGGGCAGCGAGCGGGCCGCGGCCACGATCGGGGCCGCCCCGATCGCCCGCATCGCGGGGCGTGGCGTGATGGCGCTGGAGCCGCAGGCCTTCGGCTACGCCCCGGTCGAGGCCGCCAACCGTGCGCTGGCCCGGGCCGGCATCGGCTGGGACCAGGTGGGCGCGGTCGAGCTCAACGAGGCCTTCGCCGTGCAGTCGCTCGCCTGCGTCGACGCGTGGAAGGTCGACCCCGCCATCGTCAACCAGAAGGGCGGCGCCATCGCGATCGGGCACCCGCTGGGCGCCTCGGGCGGTCGTGTCCTCGCCACGCTGGCCAAGGTGTTGCGCGAGACGAGGCAGCGCTACGGCGTCGCCGCGATCTGTATCGGGGTCGGCCAGGGTCTGGCCGTCGTACTCGAGAACTGCGACGTCACGGAGGCGGGCAAGTGA
- a CDS encoding 2Fe-2S iron-sulfur cluster-binding protein: MCPGAVHPGRAAPSRATACLRDDLRHGIAGLLRDAVVGDVVRPAHADGTDDLAVGRHDRHAAGGEYEIKDGETVLDVLLAGGVDAPYSCRQGICGDCIVRVLAGEPDHRDDVLTDRERADGMFTTCSSRALSPILELNL; the protein is encoded by the coding sequence GTGTGCCCAGGCGCTGTTCACCCCGGTCGCGCCGCGCCCTCTCGGGCGACAGCGTGCCTACGCGACGATCTTCGCCACGGAATCGCGGGCCTGCTGCGCGATGCGGTCGTCGGTGACGTCGTCCGCCCCGCCCACGCCGACGGCACCGATGACCTCGCCGTCGGCCGTCACGATCGGCACGCCGCCGGCGGCGAGTACGAGATCAAGGACGGCGAGACCGTCCTCGACGTCCTGCTCGCGGGCGGCGTCGACGCCCCCTACTCATGCCGGCAGGGCATCTGCGGCGACTGCATCGTGCGCGTACTCGCCGGAGAGCCCGACCACCGCGACGACGTCCTGACCGATCGTGAACGCGCCGACGGCATGTTCACCACGTGCTCGTCCCGAGCACTCTCACCGATTCTGGAGCTGAACCTATGA
- a CDS encoding 3-oxoacid CoA-transferase subunit B gives MTTTPSVQVGADHRLSTDELAAVIARDIPAGAFVNLGIGQPTRIADHLPADSGVVLHTENGMLNMGPKAEGDAIDPDLTNAGKVPVTELPGAAYFHHADSFAMMRGGHLDVCVLGAYQVAFDGDLANWHTGKPDDIPAVGGAMDLAIGAKDVYVMMTLFTRSGEPKLVPRCTYPLTGVGCVSRVYTDHGVFDVGPDGVRIRETYGVSADDLAERLGITSP, from the coding sequence ATGACCACCACGCCGAGCGTTCAGGTGGGCGCCGACCACCGGCTCTCGACCGACGAGCTGGCCGCCGTCATCGCACGCGACATCCCGGCCGGAGCCTTCGTCAACCTCGGGATCGGGCAGCCCACCAGGATCGCCGACCACCTGCCGGCCGACTCCGGTGTGGTGCTGCACACCGAGAACGGCATGCTCAACATGGGTCCGAAGGCCGAGGGCGACGCGATCGACCCCGACCTCACCAACGCCGGCAAGGTCCCGGTGACCGAACTGCCGGGGGCGGCGTACTTCCACCACGCCGACTCCTTCGCGATGATGCGCGGCGGGCACCTCGACGTCTGCGTCCTCGGGGCGTACCAGGTCGCCTTCGACGGCGACCTCGCCAACTGGCACACCGGAAAGCCCGATGACATCCCTGCCGTCGGCGGCGCCATGGACCTCGCCATCGGCGCCAAGGACGTCTACGTGATGATGACGCTCTTCACCCGCTCCGGTGAGCCGAAGCTCGTGCCCCGGTGCACCTACCCGCTCACCGGCGTCGGCTGCGTGAGCCGCGTCTACACGGACCACGGCGTCTTCGACGTCGGCCCCGACGGCGTAAGGATCAGGGAGACGTACGGCGTCAGCGCCGACGACCTCGCGGAGCGACTCGGCATCACGTCGCCCTGA
- a CDS encoding aldehyde dehydrogenase family protein: protein MSATETEAPASGTVRTSDLLIAGEHVAARDGRYFETTEALTGEPIARVAAASVEDVNLAADAAAAALTEWSGLPPAARRTVLERAAVLLGERTDDIVATMSREMGATLPWCGFNVHVAKGMFVEAAATRRPGDESLRRT, encoded by the coding sequence ATGTCAGCTACTGAGACCGAGGCACCCGCGTCCGGCACGGTCCGGACCAGTGACCTCCTCATCGCGGGCGAGCACGTCGCGGCCAGGGACGGCCGCTACTTCGAAACCACCGAGGCCCTCACCGGTGAACCGATCGCGCGGGTCGCGGCGGCCTCCGTCGAGGATGTGAACCTCGCGGCCGACGCGGCGGCGGCCGCCCTCACGGAGTGGTCGGGCCTTCCGCCGGCCGCCCGGCGGACGGTTCTGGAGCGTGCGGCCGTCCTGCTCGGCGAGCGCACCGACGACATCGTCGCCACGATGAGCCGCGAGATGGGCGCCACCCTCCCCTGGTGCGGCTTCAACGTGCACGTCGCCAAGGGCATGTTCGTCGAGGCGGCGGCGACGAGGCGCCCGGGCGACGAGTCGCTACGGCGCACATGA
- a CDS encoding 3-oxoacid CoA-transferase subunit A — translation MSRAEIVESADAAVAGIEDGSTVLVGGFGLAGMPFDLIDALIRQGAKDLTIVSNNAGNGEVGLAALLAAGRVRKVLCSFPRQADSWVFDGLYREGKIDLEVVPQGNLAERMRAAGAGIGAFYCPTAVGTPLAEGKEEREIDGRKYLLEYPIKGDYALIGAHTADTLGNLVFRKTARNFGPVMATAATTTVVQVEEVVEAGTLDPEAVVTPSIYVDRVVQVAARHYTVQGAR, via the coding sequence GTGAGCAGGGCGGAGATCGTCGAGAGCGCCGACGCGGCGGTCGCCGGGATCGAGGACGGGTCCACCGTCCTCGTCGGCGGCTTCGGCCTGGCGGGCATGCCGTTCGACCTGATCGACGCGCTCATCCGGCAGGGCGCGAAGGACCTCACCATCGTGTCCAACAACGCGGGCAACGGCGAGGTCGGGCTGGCCGCGCTGCTGGCCGCCGGCCGGGTGCGCAAGGTGCTCTGCTCGTTTCCGCGCCAGGCCGACTCCTGGGTATTCGACGGCCTCTACCGCGAGGGGAAGATCGACCTCGAAGTGGTGCCGCAGGGCAACCTCGCCGAGCGGATGCGCGCGGCCGGTGCCGGCATCGGCGCGTTCTACTGCCCGACCGCGGTCGGCACGCCGCTGGCGGAGGGCAAGGAGGAGCGCGAGATCGACGGCCGGAAGTACCTGCTGGAGTACCCCATCAAGGGCGACTACGCGCTGATCGGCGCGCACACCGCCGACACCCTGGGCAACCTCGTCTTCCGCAAGACAGCCCGCAACTTCGGACCGGTCATGGCCACGGCCGCGACGACGACCGTCGTCCAGGTCGAGGAGGTCGTCGAGGCCGGGACACTCGACCCCGAGGCCGTCGTCACCCCGTCCATCTACGTCGACCGGGTCGTCCAGGTGGCGGCCCGCCACTACACCGTCCAGGGGGCACGATGA
- a CDS encoding SDR family oxidoreductase, with protein sequence MNGLTSVLAADLAAHDITVNGVAAGLVRTAAAVENTSESFFDQAVRIQNIKRSQLPADVSGVVAFLASDDAAFITGRIVVADGGSTRR encoded by the coding sequence CTGAACGGACTCACCTCCGTCCTGGCCGCCGACCTCGCCGCTCACGACATCACCGTCAACGGCGTCGCCGCGGGTCTGGTCCGCACGGCCGCGGCCGTGGAGAACACGAGCGAGTCCTTCTTCGACCAGGCCGTGCGGATCCAGAACATCAAGCGTTCGCAGCTGCCGGCCGACGTCTCGGGCGTCGTGGCGTTCCTCGCCTCCGACGACGCCGCTTTCATCACGGGCCGGATCGTCGTGGCGGACGGCGGCAGCACGCGCCGCTGA
- a CDS encoding nuclear transport factor 2 family protein, translated as MTTTSDATTDANTDAVQAIEQAEAAWIVALVEGEKALIPLMLDDSRVVHGPVGTVDDRETWARFHVARRRSVSAKATELEITVRGNTAITTCFHEMHTVLDENLPPFPMQETVTKVWEEAPEGWRLAHMVMGRRFPPI; from the coding sequence ATGACCACCACGTCCGACGCAACCACCGACGCAAACACCGACGCCGTCCAGGCGATCGAGCAGGCAGAGGCCGCATGGATCGTGGCTCTCGTCGAGGGCGAGAAGGCGTTGATCCCCCTCATGCTCGACGACAGCCGCGTCGTCCACGGCCCGGTCGGAACGGTCGACGACCGGGAGACCTGGGCCCGTTTCCATGTGGCCCGCCGCCGCTCCGTCTCCGCGAAGGCCACGGAGCTCGAGATCACGGTGCGTGGCAACACCGCGATCACCACGTGCTTCCACGAGATGCACACCGTCCTCGACGAGAACCTCCCGCCGTTCCCGATGCAGGAGACAGTGACGAAGGTCTGGGAGGAGGCCCCGGAGGGCTGGCGCCTGGCGCACATGGTCATGGGCAGGCGGTTTCCGCCGATCTGA
- a CDS encoding LysR substrate-binding domain-containing protein produces the protein MDLRHLRYFVAVAEERHFGRAAERLHMAQPPLSQQIRQLETELGVELLHRTTRRVDLTEAGRAYLERARAILADVDEATHHARRVAAGTVGHLAIGCVGSATYSLLPALSRRLAEELPGVDFSFRGEMLAPDQVEALRSGTIDVALLRPPVADLSLTVRTLRRDRLVVAVPVDHPLARRSRLRVADLAGTDLIVHSADRRSVMYDVVLGLLRDAGVEPHIRHEVGETSTLVTLVAGGLGIAVVPEPVTALTLDGVAYLPLAGADARVELAVAHRADRAEPHLARTVGIIQAMF, from the coding sequence ATGGATCTGCGTCATCTTCGGTACTTCGTGGCGGTGGCAGAGGAGCGTCACTTCGGCCGCGCCGCCGAACGGCTCCACATGGCCCAGCCGCCGCTCTCCCAGCAGATCCGCCAGCTGGAGACCGAGCTGGGGGTCGAGCTGCTCCACCGCACCACGCGCCGCGTCGACCTCACCGAGGCCGGCCGGGCCTACCTGGAGCGGGCGCGCGCGATCCTCGCCGACGTCGACGAGGCCACCCACCACGCACGGCGCGTCGCCGCCGGCACGGTCGGCCACCTCGCGATCGGGTGCGTGGGTTCGGCGACGTACAGCCTGCTGCCGGCGCTCTCGCGGCGGCTCGCGGAGGAGCTTCCCGGCGTCGACTTCTCCTTCCGCGGCGAGATGCTCGCGCCCGACCAGGTCGAGGCTCTGCGCAGCGGCACGATCGACGTCGCGCTCCTGCGCCCTCCGGTCGCCGACCTCTCCCTGACCGTGCGCACGCTGCGCCGGGACCGGCTCGTCGTCGCCGTACCGGTCGACCATCCGCTGGCCCGCCGCTCACGGCTGCGCGTCGCGGACCTCGCCGGCACCGACCTGATCGTGCACTCCGCCGACCGACGGTCGGTGATGTACGACGTCGTCCTGGGCCTCCTGCGCGACGCCGGTGTCGAGCCGCACATCCGCCACGAGGTCGGCGAGACCTCGACGCTGGTCACGCTCGTGGCCGGCGGCCTCGGCATCGCGGTCGTGCCCGAGCCCGTGACGGCGTTGACGCTCGACGGCGTCGCCTACCTGCCGCTGGCCGGGGCCGACGCACGCGTGGAGCTGGCGGTGGCCCACCGCGCCGACCGCGCCGAGCCGCACCTGGCGCGCACCGTGGGGATCATCCAGGCGATGTTCTGA
- a CDS encoding MFS transporter — protein sequence MMYSTSIRLTTVQGFSPLRSSVAYLFFGGIGLVLLPLTSKLLERCNPRWILFGSLLLVGVGGLWFAGIPASDRGLGAIIAPLIFVGVGSALAIAAISAVAVNALPNRLAGMASGVTSMFRDLGFALAPAIVGAVALGRAAKEIALDLAADADLRSAYEAFQASVAHAPAEQRPQLEAAVHAVESGPLGANSVPATITLPDGQVMPFNPLKDVAFDALSSSYSLAYTLGGVAALVAAALTLVGTRGALGATHLDDDPHTLDG from the coding sequence ATCATGTACTCCACCAGTATCCGCCTCACCACCGTCCAGGGGTTCAGCCCACTGCGGAGTTCCGTCGCCTACCTCTTCTTCGGAGGTATCGGCCTCGTGCTGCTGCCGCTCACCTCCAAGCTGCTCGAGCGTTGCAACCCCCGGTGGATTCTCTTCGGCTCCCTGCTCCTCGTCGGCGTCGGCGGGCTGTGGTTCGCCGGTATTCCGGCGAGCGATCGGGGCCTGGGTGCCATCATCGCGCCTCTGATCTTCGTCGGAGTCGGCTCGGCACTCGCCATCGCCGCCATCAGCGCCGTAGCGGTCAACGCGTTGCCCAATCGCCTCGCCGGGATGGCGAGCGGTGTCACGAGCATGTTCCGGGACCTGGGGTTCGCCCTCGCCCCCGCGATCGTCGGTGCCGTCGCGCTGGGTCGGGCCGCCAAGGAGATCGCCCTCGACTTGGCGGCCGATGCCGATCTGAGGAGTGCCTATGAGGCCTTCCAGGCCTCGGTGGCCCATGCTCCCGCGGAACAGAGACCACAGCTCGAGGCGGCGGTGCACGCCGTGGAATCGGGACCGCTCGGCGCCAACTCGGTACCGGCCACCATCACCCTGCCGGATGGTCAGGTCATGCCCTTCAACCCGCTCAAGGACGTCGCTTTCGATGCCCTCAGCAGCAGTTACTCCCTCGCCTACACGCTCGGTGGTGTGGCCGCACTCGTCGCGGCGGCACTCACGCTCGTGGGTACGCGTGGTGCCCTGGGCGCGACTCATCTCGACGACGACCCGCACACGCTCGACGGCTGA